The following DNA comes from Malania oleifera isolate guangnan ecotype guangnan chromosome 12, ASM2987363v1, whole genome shotgun sequence.
tttttcaagaacattattttatttttcttaatttgtactcttcaggagtatgattccagtttacaatattaaattggataataatttaccacctcttTTAGAGATTAAATATACTATCTCATCTAGAAGATAAATGTTTCACCTCTTCAGGAGATCAAATTTAACATCTCTTTGAAAGGttaaaaaatataccctctttaaTAGGTAAATATTGACCATCTCTTTTGAAGATTAGATACACAACCTCTTTAAGAGATCTATTTCTTCGAAAGATTAAATATGTAAacgagaaatttaaatatattgcctcttCAAGAGGACTATCTCTTCGAGAGATATATATACggaatatttaaatatatataatctctTCAGGAGGATTATTTTACCATCTCTTCTAGAGAATGgtagtttaaatatatatatatatatatatatatatatatatatatatatatatatgtatataggcgGTACAGAAATAAAACCGTCCATTAAGGCGGtataaatatacaaaaatatatcaGTCGGTTAGAGTCTcgtaaattaaataagaattaaaaaaatatgcgAGTTGGTTAGAATCTtgtgctgataacgtgttatgaaagatgcagaaaataaataaagaactATGCTTCACGGGCAGAtgagatcaaaacttcactatcacAGGAAGAattataatatgatatgaaaCCGACCTTGTACAAGATATTTTAATCTTCTCTTTATCCCTTCTTCACTttatctctcttcttctcttatcTTCATTATATATCTACTTACATGAAAGCATCAGATGTGTAAGAAGGGAAGGGTACCCTTTTATAAGGCAATATGGATAGTTAAGCATTTATTGAGGGGAAAATCTAAGGGGATGAGGTGACATGAATTAGTGCAAATATATGGATCGGGTTCATAGTTGACATGGGGGACATCTACTTATATTTCATAACAAATATGACGCTTCTAATCTAAAAGCTAACACATCCAATAAACTAATTAACAAAGTTGAAATGGTAAACAAATGAAAGCCAAATAAATTTAAGCATTAGGTGGCAATGACATGACAGATGCTCTGTATTTACACATTTACTAGTCATATAAAATGTACGGACCTCAAAAGTCTCTTCTCTGGGAACTCTTGATGCTGACCTGTACCCCATTTGTTTATATCATTAGtcacaatatatttatttattaggGGTTTACATCAAGTGTGGATTAcacaataaaaaatattcttCTTGTTGAGTTATGGCTTATATTTAGAAATGTTATCCAATTAAAGTCTATTACAAATGAGAGTACTCAAGGGTTCGCAAGGCTCCTAGGCCATATGAAAAACTTTTTTATCTACTTAGACCAAACTTAGTAAGAGTGTGAAGAGCAAAACTCTTTGTGGTACAGTACAATATGTTTGAGATGaaatttttttgagattttcAAATAAGACTATATATACATGTTGCAGTCGAGAGTTGAAACCTTAAGATAGTTTTCATTTGATGATAGTGGAAATTAGGTAGGAGTTTCGTGGACGTAAGCACATTGCAGAACCTTGTAAATTTTTTGTTGTTCTTCTCTTTTTTGATTTTCTCGATTTTTTTGTATTTGATGTGTTTGTGCATATAACCTTAATGCATGATTTCataaaatttcccaaacttcaaACCTAACACTTTCAATATGAAAACTCTTAATTGACTTATTGCATGTTTTATTTGTATCTCAAAACTACATTTAGTTGATCGCccaaatcaagaaaataagataatattttttattttttttcattgtattttctttatattttaaatacaacccaaaagaaaatttattcaaattataCTTTTTGTCATTTCTTTCAATCAAAGAATCATATAAATAGTGGTGTTTGATAgaaattattcatttatttgttatgtATCTTATATTCTTTCTCATTTTATCTAATTACAAATAAGAAAAAGCGATTCCTTAATATTTTCTTCTGTTTTTTGTTTGCATGTTTTTTGAATTCCGAAAGACCTATTTGTCAGTCTGAATTCTCTGGACATACCATATGAAACTAGAGAAAAACTAAATGAAATATTAAAAATTCCCGTAAAAAAATCATAGCTAGATTGTTCAGCTTGGGATTGTAGGCAAACTTACCTAGATGAGATTATTCAAAACGCAAAAGTAAACGAAGATCATTCAAATTAAGAAAAGAGATGAAGAGAAAAAATAATTGAAGGCACACCTACTGCAACAGGGAAAAGTATACAGCACGTTTGTCTATTCAAATTCAAGCCATCAAAAAGAATGAGGAACATTAAAGACtctgaaaactgcataatctaAGACCCTCGTGCTGCATAGAGCTGCCTGCTTCTAGCTTTGACTATTTTGGGTTGGAACATATTTATTGTTCGATAGGATCTAAGTTTGATATTTTCAGCCTAATTGTGGAGATTTATTTTTGTGGTAGTATATGGGAGTTTAGGATGTAAAACTCAAATCATTTTACAATGCTTTTAGAGTTTTGTACTAGATCGCAAAAAAGAATTTTTCCCACTCTCAAATTAAAAGATTACATGATGCATCTTTCATCAATAAAATTTGAGCTAAGTTAATGGACTTGGTTGAggttaaaaatttgaaaaattggtcTGAAAATCTCGAAAGACATTCTAGTTTTGATTGCTTTGACACAATGCATTGtgctttctttctttcaaaattctCTCTGTGtgtgtaaaaattagaaaatgcGCATTGTCTTTCCATTTGTCTGATTTTTCTTCTGTGACTTTTCAAACTACTGGGAAAGAGCTAGCTGACAGGGCCCCAACACTATTAATTTTCTATGTCAAAATCATGCTGTTATTGTCAATATCATGCTTTTATTGTGTTTAACAGACAAATGTCTCTTTCTGTGGCCTTCATCACATCCTTCTCTGAATTTCTTCTTTTTGCTTGTCTACAAAAATAAGCAAAGGAAAGAAAAGCCACAACATAGATATACTGAATCGCACAGCTCTAAGGAACTGCCCTGACAGTAATATAGAAGGTCACAATCTGATCGCTAGAGCAAGTGCAATCTAAACATGAAGTTTGGGAAGGAATTTGCATCACAAATGGTGCCAGAATGGCAAGAAGCATACATGGATTACAATTTCCTCAAGACCCTTTTGAAAGAAGTCCTACGTTTCAGGCTGAGAACCCGGCCACCAGCCACCCCTGGCAGTGGCCTAAAGCGAAAGATGACGCTTTACAGAGCCTTCAGTGGTCTCACCCAGCGAAACAACCACCACTCCATGAGCCCCTTGACTGCTGACATTGAGAGCCAAGCCATCCTAGTGAACCCAGTGATCCGAGATGGCTCGGAGGGCTACGAGACGAGGTTTCTGATGGCAGGAGACGAGGGAGGAGAGTATGAGCTGGTCTACTTCAGAAGGCTTGATGATGAATTCAATAAGGTGAACAGGTTTTACAGGGCTAAGGTGGAAGAGGTGTTGAAGGAGGCAGCCATGTTGAACAAGCAGATGGATGCTTTGATAGCTTTTCGAATAAAGGTGGAGAATCCTCAAGGTTGGTTTGACCGATCTGCCGAGATGACTCGTCTTGCTTCAGGCATCGCTGCTTCTGCTGCTGCATTATCTGCTTCTACACCATCTGGACCAAGAGCAGCAAACAGTATGCACTGCTAGTTCGAACCCAAGtcacaaattttaaaattccataATACATAATGTTTAATTTTATCAAATGCTGAATACACAACATTTGGGAAAGTTCTCATATGGGTTGTATGATCTAATTAGAAGTCATTAATGTTTTAGGTATCCTGTGTTTTATGGGCAGGAAGACTTCACATGGATGTAATTGAGGAAGGGAGGTCGAGCAGCCTGGAGCATTTGGATGAATCGGGTGATGATAAAGATGCTGATGAAACCAAAACCGTGAGCCGAGATGTTCAAGAAGAGAACCCAAGGAACATGAGGGGTAGCAGGCCAGCTCGCTTGGAGATACTCAACCGTGTGAAGATGAACAACACTCTGGAGACTCCTCGTTCGACCATAAAGGATTTCCTCAATGTCCCTAACAATGCAGAGCTGAAATTCAGCAGGGAAAATCTGAAGAAGGTTGAAGAGCAGCTTAGGAGGGCTTTTGCTGAATTCTACCATAAGCTTCGTCTTCTAAAGAGCTACAGGTAACAGTCCAACAGATGCATGCTAATTAGTTGCCTTTCCCTGTTTCTTTTGTGTGCTCTATTTGATCATTTTTTGCTAATAAATTGAACAGTTTCTTGAATATGCTGTCGTTTTCAAAAATCATGAAGAAGTATGATAAGGTACTTCAAGTCCCAGATCTCTTTTGACTTACATTATGTTGAGCTTTCTAAGTTGTTGCTAGACTCTGATTCTATAcaaatatatgcattaaaaaatattttttatttaaaaaaaaaaaaaacaacttttgaGCGTCAAAATTTTGATCACTTTTGCTGATGCAATTTGCCTTTTGCTTTAATTTATCCTCAGATCACTTCAAGAAATGCATCAAAACCCTACTTGAAAATGGTGGATAACTCATACCTTGGCAGCTGTGACGAGGTGAGCTTTCATTCGCAAAATGGGCTAAAGGGTTGACATCAAAATCATTCGTCtctaattttataaaaaatacttAGAAGGAATGGTTCCTCGCATAGATTTGTTTGCTCATCTCCACAGTGAAGCAACTGCTGAGCTTGGGTTTtggatttctaaagctccttttATTATACTCAAATTAAATACCCTGTTTGCGTTCAAAGGTTACAAAGCTTATGGAGAGGGTGGAGGCCACATTCATCAAGCATTTTGCCAACTCAAACCGCAGTAAAGGGATGAGCATTTTGAGGCCAACAGCAAGAAGAGAAAGGCACAGAATAACATTTTCCTTGGGTATGCTTCCTACCATTCATGAACTACACCAATAAGAGAGAGAAACAAGTGCCCACATTACATTTTGATCCCCCTTGGCTGCTGCAGTTTTCTGCTTCTTAGAACTGCTTATTGAAAAATTTTCCAGGTTTCTTTGCTGGTTGCTCAGCTGCTTTGCTGGTTGCCCTTATTCTGATTATTCGTGCGCAAAACCTCCTAGACAAACCTGGTGGAACGCAGTACATGGAGACTATGTTTCCCCTTTATAGGTAACTAGGATTTCCTGGAATCATTCTAACTGAATTTGTTTGATCCATTAAACTTCATTAAACTGAAGGAAACTGGTTTTTTTCACAAGGCATGTTTCATCTTCCACTGCAGCCTGTTTGGATTCATTGTTTTGCACATGGTTATGTATGCTGCAAATATATTCTTCTGGAGGCGGTACAGAATTAACTATTCATTTATATTTGGATTCAAGGAGGGAACTGAACTGGGTTACAGAGAAGTTCTCCTTTTAAGTTGTGGTCTTGCAGTACTAGCACTGGCTAGTGTGCTCTCAAATCTTGACATGGAGATGGACCCCAAAACACGCGATTACAAAGCCTTAACTGAACTTCTACCACTAGGCTTAGTAGTGGTAAGCACGGAGGGTACCACCCAACTTCTTTGTGCTACCAATTTTGCATGAAAATGCACTTTAAACAACCCGTTTCTTTCCCTGCAGCTTGTGATTGTCATATTATTTTGCCCCTTCAACATCATTTATCGTTCCAGTCGATTCTTCCTCCTCACATGCCTGTTTCACTGTATCTGTGCTCCACTTTACAAGGTAAAAGAAATCATTAAGAGAATTACAAAGAACAGTTTTAAGGAGAATGAACATAGTTGTGTTGTTAAATTCTCTGCAAACTTTTTCCCTCTGTAGGTCATACTCCCAGATTTTTTCCTGGCAGACCAGCTGACCAGCCAGGTTTGTGAAGTGGTGGTTTATGTGGTATTTTCATCATACAAATCCCTATTGGAAAATTTAGTTTGAAAAAATTCTAAAGTGTTGCTATTTGTTTTGTTGCAGGTGCAAGCATTCAGAAGTTTGGAATTCTACATTTGCCACTATGGCTGGGGAGACTACAAACTCAGGCAAAACACTTGCAAATCAAGTGGTGTGTTCAATGCATTTTATTTCATTGTCGCTGTGATTCCATACTGGTCTCGCCTTCTCCAGGTATTTCTTCCAAAGCATTAATCTAAAATCATGACCCCAAAATAAGGTTGCATAAATGTTTGACAATGCAAATTCTACTTGAAACCATTCTTCATGCTTTGATATGTTTCCTGCGCTCATAAATACTTGCTGTACTTAAAACAGTGACCATTTTTTACATATTGTTTTTTCTTCCCCTTTTTTCCAGTGTATCCGACGCCTATACGAAGAGAAAGATGCAATGCAGGGGTATAATGGGCTAAAATACTTCTTGACAATAGTAGCTGTTTGTATGAGAACAGCTTACAGTCTCAACAAGGGAATAAGTTGGAGGGTAATAGCCTGGATTGCCTCAGCTGCAGCAACTATTTTTTCTACATATTGGGACCTTGTTTTTGACTGGGGCCTTCTTCAACAGCACTCTAAAAACCGCTGGTTGAGAGACAAACTCCTCATCCAATATAAAGGCATATATTTTGGAGCTATGGTGAgaggaagaaaaaataaaattaatcaagCATCTATGTCCCAGAAAACTTCTGAGATTTAACCTTTGTTCACAAAAATGCAGGTTTTAAATGTCTTCCTGAGACTTGCTTGGATGCAAACCGTATTGAATTTCTCAGTGTCGTTCTTACACAAAGAAGCTATGGTTACTATTGTTGCGAGCCTAGAGATTATTCGTCGTGGCATATGGAATTTCTTCAGGTATTTTCTAGATACAAACTAGGTTTATTTTGTGTAAATTTATCAGCAATTCACAAAATTGGATTAGATGCTGGAAAAAAGCTTACTTCATTTTTCTGTTCGCTGATTGATCAGGTTGGAGAATGAGCATTTAAACAATGTTGGCAAATACCGGGCATTCAAGTCTGTACCACTACCTTTCAACTATGATGAAGATGATGACAAAGATGAATAAGTGCCTTCTTGACACAGTTCAGAGATAGTACTGGGGAAGGAATGTAGATAAATGATTAACATTCTGGGTAGTGTTCATGCGAAGCTCAGCCATCTGGGGACATTCGAATGTTAAGCAGGAAGAAAATGTTTAATTGTTTGTGCAGCCAGATCAATTTTTCGCTTTCCATGATTTTTTTAGTAAATGCAGTGGATGATAGCATCACATGCCACATGCATCTCAATAAATATGCAACATCTGCTTAACTCAATTTCATCAAAAGAACCCAGCTCCAGAAGCAGTCGCAACAAATGGATAAGAAATTTTGACAATTAGAAAACATAACTCTCGACCATTAAGTACTGACCTGGTGAAATGGAGGCATGGATGCAACACTCCCTTGTGATAAACAAGTAAAGGTACGAAAAATCTTTGaggtaaaaaagaaaaaaagtaccTAGGAATATCTTACAGGGTACTTGTGGAATCTAGTATGCTAAAAAGAAATGCAGAGTTTGGAAGCCTTCTATCTAATGCATAAAATATCAAAATCCTAATAAAACTTCAATAGGCCATTTCCCAATAGATCTCATTTGATTCAAAGGGCGTCCCCAGGCCACAAGGCTCCGCGCTTTGCAAGGGTAAGGGAAGGATCGTCACAGTGTATATAGCCTACTAGCCTTACCAGTACTTTTATGCAGAGAGactgtttccttggacttgaacCCATGACCAACCGGTCACAGAGGAGCAACCTTACCGTTGATCCAAGGTTTGCCCTCTGTTAAAGATTATTAGTGTTAGAGGCCGATAGATTACCAAAGCTTAAACTGTTAAGTTATGGGCCAGCAATGTATATTAAATTTTAACAATACCCTGCACATGCAGCCCGATAGCACATGGgagataaacacataataaataacacccattatagggaatacaaattttttaaatttcacaCTATAATTGTGGGCAACGAGAGTAGAACCAAGGACCTCCTGTAACCAGCTCTGAGACCAttttagattaccattttacttACAAGCTTAAACCCTTAAGgcgtgggccaacaatgtatatcaagctgtACCAGAGGCCACTGCTGTACTGTTTCTCCAGGAAATATTTTCGGATAAAGAAAGGAGAGATGAAAATAATATCTTTTAACTACTCCAGGGAATATCTTTTTCCCATTATATGTGTGTGCGCACATGTTTAggcatatctatatatttatatatacaactACACGTATGCAAATGTTAACAGCGAACAATATAACTAGATGATCATCATGGTACAAAGCATTCTCCCAGTCCAATTAAGCCAAATGAATTCTACCTCAAAAATATCTAATCAGGTACAACAAGACATGTATGAACAACGCATTTTATTGCCTTTCCAAGTAGAATGTTAAAGAACAACTAATCAAGTAGACTATCCCCTACAACACCAATCCTTCTCTTCCACTTACACCCCTGTccccccaaatatatatatataggtctaagagaaagaagaagaagaagaagaaggagaactTTCAAAAAAATGGCATAAAATTGTAAATGAAATTCCTAGAACCACCTACAATCATAAACTATCACTCCGTCCTTCCATGAATGACTGATGATATATACGAgtaccataaaacataatcaaaAGTCCCACACTATAACTAAAGAGTATTCATGGGTCAATAGAAATTCCAATGGGGAATAGAATTTTATGGATGAGCTGAACTAGCATTGAATTGTTCTTGACAAAACAAACAAGACTAATTTTGTGCTGAGCAGCTGAAGCTAATAAAAGGGCAAAGGGCCAGTCCGAATGAATATGAATTGAAGCCATAAGAGAAGAGACAAAGGCCTAAATTTCAACTCAGATACTGTTATGGCAATCATGACGCTTTAAATTGTGTCAACAAACTGTAAAATGTAATCTGGAAAAGGATCAAAGCAGTGATTTTAAGTTCACACTTGATACTAGAAAATTGAATTTCAAGTATTGAGGCCAAAAAGCACAAAGAAAAAAGCTCTGTAGCCCACATCCAATCTTAATTCTATTTCAAAGTACATAGTTCACATGTTTAGTCTAACacttttttaaaaagaaaaatgcacTTCGCAAAAAAGAAATAAATGGTTTTGAGCTTCCTAAAAGTTACATCCACGATGGTTCTTGAAATGGAACTGTAAATGAGTGAAATTTAGAAGAAACATATACTTGGGATCATAAACAAAAAATAACTTATTATAGTTGCTAAAGGCTAGAAACCGTTCTTGGGATGTGAGAGAACTAACTCAAAGGCCAAATAATGCATtcacttgaatttatatggcacCTCATTCTAGTATAATGCCCATCAAATAATGATGGGCTTAAAGCAAAAATCCTTGGACTCGTAAAATCACCCATCAATCAGCTGAGTGCTGCATTGTCTTTATGCCCAATTATTGAAATTGAGATGCAATGCGGGCATAGTTATGGACAACAGAAGTTAGAAAAACGAAATACCAATAACTTTACTAGCAATATCTAGAATGAGGATCCTTTTCAGGAAGTTGGTTATCATGTTGGCTGTCATTAACACCCTCACACGCAACGTGACACAGTTTTAGTATTATGTGTTTCCTCAGCAAAATGAATGCACAGAAACAGCAAGAATAGGGGCTGCAAAGGTGTCCCTATCAAGGAAATTGTTCGCTTCTTTTCCATGGAAAACCATGTTAGGAAAAGAACTTTCTTTTCAACAGATGAGGCAGCTGATTACTCAGATTAAAGATTTCTAAGACATATCATTGAAGGATTCACATAAAACAAGCCAATGAAAGCCATATCCAGGCTATCCTGGAAATCAGCCTCCCAAAATTCATAGATGAACATATTTACCATAcaagaacaaaaaacaaaacaaagccttagtcccactaagtggggtcggctatatgaataattttccgccaatttatgcgatcatggaccatttcttttgatagattcaatgatattaaatccttactcactatctcctcccaagttattttagatctacctctaccccttctattgccccccacagtaatCAAGTCACTCTTCCCATTAGatgcactatgtgacctacgttgtACGTGTTTATACCAtatgagtcgtccctcccttatcttatcttctataagagctacacctaacttaccacaaatatgttcattagttaatttatctttcaatgttatatcactcatccatctaagcattctcatctctttactttttggatattatgtttcttcgtcacccaacattccgatccatatagcatagctggtcttatagctgtcttataaatcttctctttcaattttaggggtattttacgatcacatagcacacttgaaccACTTCTcgattttacccaacctgctttaactctatgcattacatcatcttcaatttctccttcagcttgcatgatagatccaaggtatcgaaatctacaagtgttatttattttttcatcatcaagtttaactttgtctccaatattcctcctatcattactaaaattacatatcatatattctgttttatttttacttatcctaaagcctctagattccaaagcttttctccataattctaactcagtctctactccgtccctaatttcgtcaattaatacaatatcatctgcaaacaacatacatcatggaacctccttttgaa
Coding sequences within:
- the LOC131143758 gene encoding phosphate transporter PHO1 homolog 3 isoform X1 produces the protein MKFGKEFASQMVPEWQEAYMDYNFLKTLLKEVLRFRLRTRPPATPGSGLKRKMTLYRAFSGLTQRNNHHSMSPLTADIESQAILVNPVIRDGSEGYETRFLMAGDEGGEYELVYFRRLDDEFNKVNRFYRAKVEEVLKEAAMLNKQMDALIAFRIKVENPQGWFDRSAEMTRLASGIAASAAALSASTPSGPRAANRRLHMDVIEEGRSSSLEHLDESGDDKDADETKTVSRDVQEENPRNMRGSRPARLEILNRVKMNNTLETPRSTIKDFLNVPNNAELKFSRENLKKVEEQLRRAFAEFYHKLRLLKSYSFLNMLSFSKIMKKYDKITSRNASKPYLKMVDNSYLGSCDEVTKLMERVEATFIKHFANSNRSKGMSILRPTARRERHRITFSLGFFAGCSAALLVALILIIRAQNLLDKPGGTQYMETMFPLYSLFGFIVLHMVMYAANIFFWRRYRINYSFIFGFKEGTELGYREVLLLSCGLAVLALASVLSNLDMEMDPKTRDYKALTELLPLGLVVLVIVILFCPFNIIYRSSRFFLLTCLFHCICAPLYKVILPDFFLADQLTSQVQAFRSLEFYICHYGWGDYKLRQNTCKSSGVFNAFYFIVAVIPYWSRLLQCIRRLYEEKDAMQGYNGLKYFLTIVAVCMRTAYSLNKGISWRVIAWIASAAATIFSTYWDLVFDWGLLQQHSKNRWLRDKLLIQYKGIYFGAMVLNVFLRLAWMQTVLNFSVSFLHKEAMVTIVASLEIIRRGIWNFFRLENEHLNNVGKYRAFKSVPLPFNYDEDDDKDE
- the LOC131143758 gene encoding phosphate transporter PHO1 homolog 3 isoform X2 codes for the protein MKFGKEFASQMVPEWQEAYMDYNFLKTLLKEVLRFRLRTRPPATPGSGLKRKMTLYRAFSGLTQRNNHHSMSPLTADIESQAILVNPVIRDGSEGYETRFLMAGDEGGEYELVYFRRLDDEFNKVNRFYRAKVEEVLKEAAMLNKQMDALIAFRIKVENPQGWFDRSAEMTRLASGIAASAAALSASTPSGPRAEGRSSSLEHLDESGDDKDADETKTVSRDVQEENPRNMRGSRPARLEILNRVKMNNTLETPRSTIKDFLNVPNNAELKFSRENLKKVEEQLRRAFAEFYHKLRLLKSYSFLNMLSFSKIMKKYDKITSRNASKPYLKMVDNSYLGSCDEVTKLMERVEATFIKHFANSNRSKGMSILRPTARRERHRITFSLGFFAGCSAALLVALILIIRAQNLLDKPGGTQYMETMFPLYSLFGFIVLHMVMYAANIFFWRRYRINYSFIFGFKEGTELGYREVLLLSCGLAVLALASVLSNLDMEMDPKTRDYKALTELLPLGLVVLVIVILFCPFNIIYRSSRFFLLTCLFHCICAPLYKVILPDFFLADQLTSQVQAFRSLEFYICHYGWGDYKLRQNTCKSSGVFNAFYFIVAVIPYWSRLLQCIRRLYEEKDAMQGYNGLKYFLTIVAVCMRTAYSLNKGISWRVIAWIASAAATIFSTYWDLVFDWGLLQQHSKNRWLRDKLLIQYKGIYFGAMVLNVFLRLAWMQTVLNFSVSFLHKEAMVTIVASLEIIRRGIWNFFRLENEHLNNVGKYRAFKSVPLPFNYDEDDDKDE
- the LOC131143758 gene encoding phosphate transporter PHO1 homolog 3 isoform X3, with the translated sequence MKFGKEFASQMVPEWQEAYMDYNFLKTLLKEVLRFRLRTRPPATPGSGLKRKMTLYRAFSGLTQRNNHHSMSPLTADIESQAILVNPVIRDGSEGYETRFLMAGDEGGEYELVYFRRLDDEFNKVNRFYRAKVEEVLKEAAMLNKQMDALIAFRIKVENPQGWFDRSEGRSSSLEHLDESGDDKDADETKTVSRDVQEENPRNMRGSRPARLEILNRVKMNNTLETPRSTIKDFLNVPNNAELKFSRENLKKVEEQLRRAFAEFYHKLRLLKSYSFLNMLSFSKIMKKYDKITSRNASKPYLKMVDNSYLGSCDEVTKLMERVEATFIKHFANSNRSKGMSILRPTARRERHRITFSLGFFAGCSAALLVALILIIRAQNLLDKPGGTQYMETMFPLYSLFGFIVLHMVMYAANIFFWRRYRINYSFIFGFKEGTELGYREVLLLSCGLAVLALASVLSNLDMEMDPKTRDYKALTELLPLGLVVLVIVILFCPFNIIYRSSRFFLLTCLFHCICAPLYKVILPDFFLADQLTSQVQAFRSLEFYICHYGWGDYKLRQNTCKSSGVFNAFYFIVAVIPYWSRLLQCIRRLYEEKDAMQGYNGLKYFLTIVAVCMRTAYSLNKGISWRVIAWIASAAATIFSTYWDLVFDWGLLQQHSKNRWLRDKLLIQYKGIYFGAMVLNVFLRLAWMQTVLNFSVSFLHKEAMVTIVASLEIIRRGIWNFFRLENEHLNNVGKYRAFKSVPLPFNYDEDDDKDE
- the LOC131143758 gene encoding phosphate transporter PHO1 homolog 3 isoform X4 codes for the protein MKFGKEFASQMVPEWQEAYMDYNFLKTLLKEVLRFRLRTRPPATPGSGLKRKMTLYRAFSGLTQRNNHHSMSPLTADIESQAILVNPVIRDGSEGYETRFLMAGDEGGEYELVYFRRLDDEFNKVNRFYRAKVEEVLKEAAMLNKQMDALIAFRIKVENPQGWSSSLEHLDESGDDKDADETKTVSRDVQEENPRNMRGSRPARLEILNRVKMNNTLETPRSTIKDFLNVPNNAELKFSRENLKKVEEQLRRAFAEFYHKLRLLKSYSFLNMLSFSKIMKKYDKITSRNASKPYLKMVDNSYLGSCDEVTKLMERVEATFIKHFANSNRSKGMSILRPTARRERHRITFSLGFFAGCSAALLVALILIIRAQNLLDKPGGTQYMETMFPLYSLFGFIVLHMVMYAANIFFWRRYRINYSFIFGFKEGTELGYREVLLLSCGLAVLALASVLSNLDMEMDPKTRDYKALTELLPLGLVVLVIVILFCPFNIIYRSSRFFLLTCLFHCICAPLYKVILPDFFLADQLTSQVQAFRSLEFYICHYGWGDYKLRQNTCKSSGVFNAFYFIVAVIPYWSRLLQCIRRLYEEKDAMQGYNGLKYFLTIVAVCMRTAYSLNKGISWRVIAWIASAAATIFSTYWDLVFDWGLLQQHSKNRWLRDKLLIQYKGIYFGAMVLNVFLRLAWMQTVLNFSVSFLHKEAMVTIVASLEIIRRGIWNFFRLENEHLNNVGKYRAFKSVPLPFNYDEDDDKDE